The genomic stretch TCACCTCCGCCAGATGCCTGCGCCCGGCGCCATCCAGAATCTCGCAGGTCTCCCCCACCGAACACAGAGGCCCCTCGGACTCAATCGTCTGTCCCACGGATTCGAGCACCTGCCCCCGCCATCTCCAGGGCGTACGGCGCTGCAACCGCGCAAAATACCTCTCCAGCAATGCCATCGAGCCGCCTCGTTACTCGCTCAGCCGGTCTGCGTGCAACCCAGAGGGATCCTGATTCTCCGCCGTCCGCGACGGCGGACGCTGATCCAGCAGATCGAAGAAGCCGCGCTCAATCTCGGCCAGTTGCGCCCGCACTCCCAGATCCACCGACCCAAGCCTCGTCTCCAGCACACACTCCTCCGGCCCGAATCCCTCTTCGCCCTTCACCTTGGGACGCAGTGGAAGATTCGGAATCAGCCGCAGCATCTCCTCCCACATCGCCAGCTCGGCGGCAGGTACGCGCAGGCAGGCTTCGGTACTCTCCGAGAGTTGCCCCAGCGCCACCCGGACCGCACCCGAGAGCAAAAGCGGATCGATCTGCGACTCACGGTGAAGGATGCGCGTAGCAATTCCCAGCGCGAGCTGCACAACCTCGTGCTCCACCCGGGTAAAGTAGCTATCCCGCTCCTCGACAAAGCTCTTCAGTGCGAGCTGCATCTGTTCGCCAATGTGGATGACCGTCTGGTTGGCGTCCGCCGCAGCCGCCTCCCGCCCTCGCGTCAGAGCCTCCTCTTCCGTGGCGGCCACCAGGCTCTGCTGCGCATTCCGGACGTCTTCGAGCTCCATCTCCAGTTGCCGGACGCGCAGCCGCAGCCCATCGAGCTCTTCGCGGCTGGGCGGCGCTTCGAGAACGACGTCCGCCACCCGATCCTCGGCTCCCACTGGCTGAAAGGGCCGATACTCCATCCTGCGAATTTGAACCTGCACATCCTGCAACATTCCGCCCATCTCGTCTCTCTCCATCGTGGCTGCCGCACCGTCCTGCGAAACCATCCGCTACACCGTTTCGCTAAACCCTGTCACTAAACCAGCAGGTCATCGCCCTGTTCTACCTTCAGGATCACTTTGCCTTCCGCCTCAAGCTTGCGCGCCAGGTTGAGAATCTCCTGCTGCGCGGCAGCAACCTCCCGGCTGCGCACCGGCCCCAGAACCTCCATGTCCTCCTTCAGCATCTCCACGGCCCGCGACGACATCGACTTGAAGACATGGGCGCGCAGGTCATCCCGCGCTCCTCTGAGCGCCAGAACCAGCTGCTTCTTATCTACGCCCGAAGTGATCTCGCGGATACTCGCAGAAGGCACCGTCACCAGATCCTCGAAGGTGAACATCAGCTTGCGAATGTTCAACGCCAGCTCAGGCTCGGTATCCTCCATATGATCGAGAATCTTCTTTGCCGATTCTGTCGTCAGACGATTGAGCAGATCAGCAACCGCCTTGAAGCCCGAATACGATTTCCGAACTGTGTCGCCCACCGACTCCAGCCGCCGGTGCAGGATCAGAGCTACCTTCTGCGCCATCTCCGGTGAGAACTCGCGCATCTGCGCTAGCCGGCGGATGGCGTTGACCTTCTGCTCCTCGGTCAGGTTGTCCAGCACCTGAGAAGCACGCTTAGGATCGAGATGGGCCAGCACCAGTGCAATCGTCTGCGGATGCTCGCCCTCGAGAAACTTGCCGAGTTGTCCGGGGTCCACCTTCTGCAGCATGGCCAGGTTTCCATGGTTGGCCTCCTGCGCCCGCTTCACCAGCGCCAGCATATCCTCGGCCCGCTGCTTCCCAAAGGTGTCCGTCAACAGCTTCGCGGCGTAGTCGATGCCCCCATGCATCATGTATTGCTGCGTTTCGATCAGCTCATAAAACTCCTCCACCACCTGCATGGAGAGTTCCGCTGGGATATTCTTCAGATCCGAGATCTCCTCGGTCAGCAGTTGGACATCTGCCTCGCTTAGATTCTGGTAGATCAGCTTGGCCAGCTCATCTCCACAGGCCACAATCAGGATCGCCGCCTTGCGGATCCCGCTTAGCCGGGGCGCAGCGGGCTTCCCCGGCAAGGGAGTGGTAAGGCTGGTTATCGTAGTCGCCGTCGTAGTTGCCGGCAGTTCTTTTTCCATTGGTTTTTCCTGCGTTGCCTGGCTCATTCGGCGTGAATCCATCCCTGGAGCAGGCGGGAGGCCTGCGCCGGTTCGCTTTTCAAATGACTGGCGACCTGCTCATAAATGAGTTGTGCGCGCTGCTTCTGCTTCTCGGTAGCCGGATCCAGCGGAGGCAGCGCCATCTCCTCGCCTCCTTCTTCCAGAGCGGCCTCCGCCGCTGGAGCAGGAAGACTCGCGGGAATCTCTGGACGCTTCAGGCTGCGGGCTGCGGGACGAATCACGAAGATCAGCAGCGCGAGAAACGCCAGCAGCAGCGAACCATATTTCAGCAGCGGCTGAGCCCCGCCCGCGGTCTGCCAGATCCGCTCCATTGCCCCCGGAGGAGCCACCTGGTTGTCCTGGAAGGTAATGTTCTGCACTGAGACCTGATCGCCCCGCTGCAGATCGAAGCCGATGGCCGCCTGCGCAAGCTCCGCGATGTGGCGGATCTCGTCCGGGTTGCGGGCCTGCCACACCGCCGGATGATTTCGTACTGCCGCGCTCACCATGCGGTCGTTGATCAGCACCGCTGCGGTAATACGCCGCACCTTGCCGCCGCCATCGATCGTGTGCCGCACTTTTTTGGAGACGCCATAGGTTCCGCTCTCCTGGCGCATGCTTTGCGGACTGGTGGATTGCTGCGGATACAGCGGCGGCTGCGTATTGGGCGCGTTGCTCGCCGTTCCAGGAACGCCGGAAACGGTCGCCTGCGGGCCCACGTTCTGCTCGGTCCGCTGCATCGAGAGAGTCGCCGAACTATTGGGGTCGTAGGTCTCATCCACCTCATCGGCGGAGGTATGGTCGTACTCGACATTGACCGAGGCCCGCACGTTCCCCGCTCCCGCAACCGGCTCGATCGTGTCAATCAACTTCTGCGTCAACGCCTGCTCGTGGGCTTCGTTCTGCGCGTCCGCGGTCCGTGGACCCAGCGGCAGATGCCCATCCGCATCCACCAGCACCACGTTGTCCGGGCGCAGATCGTCCACCGCACTGGCCACCAGGTTGCGGATCGAGTCCACCTCATCATTGTTCAGCGAACGCCGCTTGAGCTTGAGTACCACCGATGCCTTGGCAGCGCGCTGCTGCTCGCTGAACAGCGAGTCATGCGGCAGAACCAGGTGAACACGCGAGGATTGCACCGCATCCATGGTGTTGATGGTGTGCTCCAGCTCGCCTTCGAGTGCACGCTGATAGTTCACCTTCTCGTCGAACTCCGAGCCCACCCAGTTCGGCTTATCGAACAGCTCAAAGCCCATGCGGCCGCTCTTGGGACCGCCCTTCGCCGTGGTCTGCAGGCGCGCCTTATCCAGGTGATCGGCAGGCACGCGCAGCGTCGCTCCATCGGTGGAGACATCAAAAGGAATTCCCGCAGCGGTCAATTGCACCGCCATCTCGCGCGCATCCTGGGGATCCAGCCCGGCATACAGCGTGCGCCAATCGGGTCGCGTTCCATACCATACGAGGCCGATCAGCGTGGCCAGCACCACTGCGGCGACTCCAGCGAACGCAAGCCGCTGCTGGGGGGTGAAGCGCAAAAAGCGTTCCTGCAGCGATCCCACCCATTCGCGGGCTCGCTCCTCCAGCGCCTTTTCGCTCCG from Acidisarcina sp. encodes the following:
- a CDS encoding FliH/SctL family protein, with the translated sequence MVSQDGAAATMERDEMGGMLQDVQVQIRRMEYRPFQPVGAEDRVADVVLEAPPSREELDGLRLRVRQLEMELEDVRNAQQSLVAATEEEALTRGREAAAADANQTVIHIGEQMQLALKSFVEERDSYFTRVEHEVVQLALGIATRILHRESQIDPLLLSGAVRVALGQLSESTEACLRVPAAELAMWEEMLRLIPNLPLRPKVKGEEGFGPEECVLETRLGSVDLGVRAQLAEIERGFFDLLDQRPPSRTAENQDPSGLHADRLSE
- the fliG gene encoding flagellar motor switch protein FliG encodes the protein MEKELPATTTATTITSLTTPLPGKPAAPRLSGIRKAAILIVACGDELAKLIYQNLSEADVQLLTEEISDLKNIPAELSMQVVEEFYELIETQQYMMHGGIDYAAKLLTDTFGKQRAEDMLALVKRAQEANHGNLAMLQKVDPGQLGKFLEGEHPQTIALVLAHLDPKRASQVLDNLTEEQKVNAIRRLAQMREFSPEMAQKVALILHRRLESVGDTVRKSYSGFKAVADLLNRLTTESAKKILDHMEDTEPELALNIRKLMFTFEDLVTVPSASIREITSGVDKKQLVLALRGARDDLRAHVFKSMSSRAVEMLKEDMEVLGPVRSREVAAAQQEILNLARKLEAEGKVILKVEQGDDLLV
- the fliF gene encoding flagellar basal-body MS-ring/collar protein FliF, which translates into the protein MDENRQLETVRSEKALEERAREWVGSLQERFLRFTPQQRLAFAGVAAVVLATLIGLVWYGTRPDWRTLYAGLDPQDAREMAVQLTAAGIPFDVSTDGATLRVPADHLDKARLQTTAKGGPKSGRMGFELFDKPNWVGSEFDEKVNYQRALEGELEHTINTMDAVQSSRVHLVLPHDSLFSEQQRAAKASVVLKLKRRSLNNDEVDSIRNLVASAVDDLRPDNVVLVDADGHLPLGPRTADAQNEAHEQALTQKLIDTIEPVAGAGNVRASVNVEYDHTSADEVDETYDPNSSATLSMQRTEQNVGPQATVSGVPGTASNAPNTQPPLYPQQSTSPQSMRQESGTYGVSKKVRHTIDGGGKVRRITAAVLINDRMVSAAVRNHPAVWQARNPDEIRHIAELAQAAIGFDLQRGDQVSVQNITFQDNQVAPPGAMERIWQTAGGAQPLLKYGSLLLAFLALLIFVIRPAARSLKRPEIPASLPAPAAEAALEEGGEEMALPPLDPATEKQKQRAQLIYEQVASHLKSEPAQASRLLQGWIHAE